Proteins encoded together in one Telopea speciosissima isolate NSW1024214 ecotype Mountain lineage chromosome 4, Tspe_v1, whole genome shotgun sequence window:
- the LOC122659230 gene encoding uncharacterized mitochondrial protein AtMg00810-like yields MKNGIFLSQAKYGKEMLKKFNMEDCKPVSTPMMTSCKLSKDDYSPTVDHKMYRSMVGSLLYLIASGPDILQAMKGFELIAYSNADWVGCVDDRKSTNGVAFYLRESLVTWHSKKQDSISLSTAEAEYMAATSCCTQILWMIQMLKVLHVEQALPVTIY; encoded by the exons ATGAAGAATGGTATATTCCTTTCACAAGCAAAGTATGGTAAAGAGATGCTAAAGAAGTTCAACATGGAAGATTGCAAGCCTGTGAGTACTCCAATGATGACAAGTTGTAAGCTTAGCAAAGATGATTATTCTCCTACCGTTGATCATAAGATGTACAGGTCTATGGTTGGTAGCCTATTATATCTCATTGCTTCTGGGCCAGATATTCTTCAAGCT ATGAAAGGGTTTGAGTTGATAGCCTACTCGAATGCAGATTGGGTAGGTTGTGTAGATGACAGGAAGAGCACCAATGGAGTTGCATTCTATCTTAGGGAGAGTTTAGTCACATGGCACAGCAAAAAGCAAGACTCAATTTCTCTCTCTACAGCTGAAGCTGAGTACATGGCAGCTACTTCTTGTTGCACTCAGATACTTTGGATGATTCAAATGCTGAAGGTCCTTCATGTTGAGCAAGCACTACCAGTGACTATCTATTGA